TTCACCGACTACTTCGTCAACGGCCGCCAGATCGACATCGGGGCCTTCGACAGCCCCAAAAACCCGGGGCAGCCGATCGGCTGGGTCGTGCGCACCGCCGCCGACCACCTGGAACTGGAGACGAACGACCCCACGATCGAACTCGCCAACGGCGATGGCCTGTGTTATTTGGATCTGCAAAACAATCTGGTCGGGCTGCAGACCAACCGGGTCGAGCGGCTGGGGCCCGGCGTGGACGGCGGCACGCGCTGGCGCATCCACCCCAAAGACCCGATGGGCTCCTTCAAGGACCTGCGCCGCGGCACGACCGTCAATCGCAACCGCAGCATGGCGTGGGTGCGGTTGCTGGAACGCCCGTCGGCCGAGCGGCGCATCGCGCTGTGGGTGCAACTCCGCGCCGAAGGCGACGCGCTGCGGCTGACGCTGACCGACGCCGACGGGCACAGCGGCAGCGCGACGCTGCCGGGTCCGTTCGAACCCGCACGCGACCCGCTGGCCAACGAGGCGACGTTGCGCGAGGGCCTGACGCGCCTAGGGGACACGGTGTTCGAGGCCGTGTCGGTGGACGTGGCGCTGCCCGCGCCGTGGTTCGTCCCCGCGTCACGCGTCAACGCGCTGCGGCGCGAGGCGGTGGCGGCGCTGATGGCCGCGCGCGAGGCGGCCCGCCCTCGACCAGTGCGCGCGAGCGCGGTGGAGCCGCCCGTACCCTACCCCGACGACGTGCTGACGTATCTCGGCAACGTCTACAACCACAAGGCGCGCGATTTTTACGCGCGCCACGGCGTGCGTGTCATCGAGGCGGCGTACGAAAGCCACGAGGCGCTGGGGGACGTCAGCCTCATGATCACCAAGCACTGCGTCCGCTATAGCCTCAGCCTCTGCCCCAAACAGGCCAAGGGCGTCACCGGCGTGCAGGGCACGATCCGCGCCGAGCCGCTGGTGCTGATCCACGGCGACGAGCGGCTGACGCTGCGCTTCGACTGCAAGCCGTGCGAGATGCACGTCGTCGGGCGCATCAAGCGCCACGTCGTGCGCGACACCGAGCGCGCGGCGCGCGAGGCGCCGCTGCGCTTTTACCGGACGCGGCCCGCGCCGGTGCGTTGATCCGCGCGTGGGTGCGCCCCGGCGTCTGGGCGCGCGGCGCGGTCAGACGTAGCCGGCAACCGGCACCGGCGTGTGCCGCATGTGCAGCGCCAAGCCCAGCGCGGCCAGGTGGTTGTCGTTGCGCCCCAGGATGGCCTGCGCCAGCGGCAGGAATTCGGCCTCCTCGAAGCAGGCATGCGAGCGGTACTGCGCCACCAGCGCCTCCAGCCCCGCCGTGTCGAGGGCGAACGACTGCCCTTTGGCGACTTTTTTGAGGTCCCCCTCGAGCTGCTTCCACAGGCGTTCGAGTGCACGGTGCTCCTCCGTCAGGCGTTGCACCAGCCCCTGCACCCGCTCGCGCTCTGCCCCCGCCGCGGCACTGGCGAGCACGGCCGGAAACAGCTCTCGCTCCTCGTCCTCATGGTGTTCGACGATCGCTTCGCGAAAGAACGCCAGCGACTGCTCGGCAATCTCCCGCGCGCGGGCGGCGGGGGCCAGCAACGCTGGCAATTCCGCCAGCGCGTCCAGCTTGCGCAGTATGCCCGCGTGGCACTGCGAGAAATCGGCGATCGGCTGATCGTTCGTCGGGGCGTTGGGGGTCGCAGACATGGCCACACCGTTTTGCTGCATCACGATGCCGCCAGTCTACGGCGCCGATCCCGGGGCCATTCTTGACGCAGGTCAACGGGGTGCGACGCAGCGCCGGCTCCGCTTCAGCCGACCCAGCGCCGCGCGTTGCGGAACATCCGCATCCACGGGCTGTAGGCCGCGATCCCGCCCGTTGCGGCCAGGTCCGTCCAGCTCAACTGGACGTTGCGGAAGACGCGCTCCGGGTGCGGCATCATCGCCGTGAAGCGCCCGTCCGGCGTGGTGACCGCGGTGATCCCGCCCGGGCTGCCGTTGGGGTTGAACGGATACGCCTCGGTGGGCTGTCCGTGGTGGTCGACGAAGCGCATCGCCACCGCCACACGCTGCGCGTCGCCGCGCTGACCGAAGTTGGCGTAGCCCTCGCCGTGCGCGACGGCGATCGGCAACCGGCTGCCCGCCATGCCCTGGAAGAAGAGGCTGGGCGAGTCCGTCACCTCCACCAGCGACAGCCGGGCCTCGAAGCGCTCGCTGACATTGGTGGTGAAGCGCGGCCAGTGCTCGGCACCGGGGATGATGGATGCCAGCTCGGCAAACATCTGGCAGCCATTACACACGCCCAGCCCGAAGGTGTCCGCGCGGCCGAAGAACGCGCGGAACTGCTCCGCCAGCTCCGGGTGGAACGTGATCGAGCGCGCCCAGCCGATGCCGGCACCGAGCGTGTCCCCGTAACTGAAGCCGCCGCACGCAACGAGCCCGCGAAAACCGTCGAGCCGCGTGCGACCGGTGAGCAGGTCGGTCATGTGCACGTCCACCGCTTCAAAGCCCGCGGCGTCGAACGCGTAGGCCATCTCGACGTGCGAATTGACCCCCTGCTCGCGCAGGATGGCCACACGCGGGCGTGCCAGGTTCAGGTACGGTGCCGCCACATCCTCCGCCGGGTCGAAGGTCAGCGCCACGTGCAGGCCCGGATCGTCCGCGCGGCCGGCGGCGGCGTGCTCGGCGTCGGCGCAGGCCGGGTTGTCGCGCTGCTGGCAGATCTTCCAGCTCACGCTGTCCCACACCTGGTGCAGGTCCTCCAGCTTCGCGCTGAAGAGGCACTTCGCGTCGCGCCAGATCTGCAGCTCGCCCTTGCCGGCGTCGATCGGGCTGTTGGCCGGCCGGGTCTTGCCGATCACGTGGCTGCACGCGGACAGCCCGTGGGCACGCAGCGTCTGCATCACCGCGTCACGCTCGGCGCTTCGCACCTGCAGCACCACGCCCAGCTCTTCGCTGAAGAGGGCCTTGAGCGTCAGCTCGTCGCGGCGGGCGCTAACCTGCGCGGCCCAGTTTTTCGCGTCGCCGTAATCCGCGCGGCTGTCCCGGATGCCGTCGCCCTCGGTGACCAGCAGGTCCACGTTGAGCGTGACGCCCACATGTCCGGCAAACGCCATTTCCGCCACACAGGCGAGCAGCCCGCCGTCGCTGCGGTCGTGGTAGGCGAGGATGCGCCCCTGCGCACGCAACGCGTTGACCGCGGCGACGAGCCGAATCA
This region of Tepidimonas taiwanensis genomic DNA includes:
- a CDS encoding hemerythrin domain-containing protein, with product MSATPNAPTNDQPIADFSQCHAGILRKLDALAELPALLAPAARAREIAEQSLAFFREAIVEHHEDEERELFPAVLASAAAGAERERVQGLVQRLTEEHRALERLWKQLEGDLKKVAKGQSFALDTAGLEALVAQYRSHACFEEAEFLPLAQAILGRNDNHLAALGLALHMRHTPVPVAGYV
- a CDS encoding peptidase U32 family protein, which codes for MLPHQLELLSPARDADIGIEAVNHGADAVYIGGPGFGARANAANPVSEIERLVRHAHRYHARVFVTLNTILRDDELEPARRLVHQLYDIGVDALIVQDMGLLELDLPPIQLHASTQCDIRTPEKARFLQDVGFSQIVLARELTLPQIAAVDAALGPRDAPGRAVLEFFIHGALCVAYSGQCYISHAHTGRSANRGDCSQACRLPYEVRDMQGRILAHDKHVLSMKDNNQSANLRALIDAGVRSFKIEGRYKDMGYVKNITAHYRRLLDAILEERPDLAPSSSGRCTYTFTPDPQQNFNRDFTDYFVNGRQIDIGAFDSPKNPGQPIGWVVRTAADHLELETNDPTIELANGDGLCYLDLQNNLVGLQTNRVERLGPGVDGGTRWRIHPKDPMGSFKDLRRGTTVNRNRSMAWVRLLERPSAERRIALWVQLRAEGDALRLTLTDADGHSGSATLPGPFEPARDPLANEATLREGLTRLGDTVFEAVSVDVALPAPWFVPASRVNALRREAVAALMAAREAARPRPVRASAVEPPVPYPDDVLTYLGNVYNHKARDFYARHGVRVIEAAYESHEALGDVSLMITKHCVRYSLSLCPKQAKGVTGVQGTIRAEPLVLIHGDERLTLRFDCKPCEMHVVGRIKRHVVRDTERAAREAPLRFYRTRPAPVR